The genomic window TCTTCCAGATGCTGCGTTGCTGAGCATCCCTGAAAACCAGAGCGCTTCCCCCTGCAGTAGAGCCTCCCATCGGGCGGAGCCTTGTTCCCAAAGCGGATTTTTGCCCTTTACAGAGCTCGCATTAAGCCAAATCGAGCAAAAATCTTGCTCCATCCCCACTCACGAAGACCCTTTCCTCGCCGAACATCCTCGCAATCGACTCGGCCCTTCCTTTCTTGCGCGAAAGCTCGCGTTGGTGAGAAATGGCGGCTAGCTCTCGGCGCTGAGCGCCATAAGCTACCCATGGCCGCCCGAGTCCTTCTTCACCAACCCACCCAAAGAAACGCACATTGCTGCAATCGATGGGGCGGCCGGTGTCAAGATGATGCTCGGCGGCCTGGCGGTCGGCATTCGTGAGCGCACGCGCGCATTCGACCGACGCGAGGAAGCTCTTCACTTCTCTTTGCGATTGCGTTGCTTTGGGCATGCTGCTTCCTATGGCACCCCGGCTGATGGATCCAGGCGGGGCTTGCCGATCTCCGGCGGGCCATCTTACATCGTTCTATTCCCCATGCGCCAGACGGCAAGAACCGAGGCCAGCAAGGTCGCCTGGCACCCAGACCTCGTTCAAGTGGGACGTAATCAGGGCAAGTAGTCGCGAACGGAGGTGAGCCTCTTCCGCCAATCGGCCATCGCCAAAGAATGTTGCCTGGGCCGGACGATCGAAAAAAGCGCCCGCAAGGTGCTGCGGAGATTCCGGTACCGGAAGGGAGAGGCGTTCTTCCTCTTAGGCGGGAAGTGGCATCGCGCTCTTCGGGCACTGCCGACTGGACAGAGTGGAGAGGCGGGGCTCCTCGCTGAATTGAGTGGGTAAGGGGAGAGCGGGTTTCGGTTAAGGGATGGCAAGCTTTTCGCTGCGGCGCTGCCACTGGGTTCGGAAGGGAAGGGGATCTTTTGGCTCTACCCACTCGGAACAGAGAAGAGGCACCGGAACTGCCAAGATCGCTTCGGCAAAGCGGTCGCCTCTGCCCCGGCTGGTCGTGAATCACCCGCTTGGGGGTGAGGCAAGGGCGGGGAGCGACTCTCCAACGTCGCTGGCCGAGCTCGAGCGCAAGTCGCACGGCCGCTTCTTTCCAAGCCAGCGGCGGACCGCAGCCCGCAGAACCCCCGCTACAGCCAACCTTCCAGCGCCAGCCGGACGAGGCTGATCACGACGGCACCGCCGACGGCGGAGCCAAAGGAGGGGACGATGAAGCCCGAGACGAGCTTGCCCGTCCAGTAGAGGAGGAGAGCGTTGATCAGGACCAGGAAGAGACCGAAGGTCAGGAGGATCAACGGAAAGGAGAGGGTGACGAAGATCGGCTTGAGCAGCGCGTTGATGATGCCGAGCACGAGTGCGGCCACCAGCAGGGAAGAGAGGCTTTCGTAGCGGATCCCGATGAACTTGATGTGGGCGGTGACGAAGAGCGCGATCGCCAGGATCAACCAGCGGATCAGGATCGTTCCCATGCCGCGCCTTTTTCCCCGGGACCGCTGCGGTTGACAAGCACAAAAGGAATCGGCCGCTTTTCGCGGTCTTCTCCCGCAATGGCCCTGCGCAGGTTTGCTTTGTCTAACCGGCCAGCAGAGGCATGGGCGTGAGCTGGAGATTCTCCGCTCAAGTCTGACTCCTCCGATGTGGGAAGGCTGCGGGATTGCTAGAGACAGGGCAAGGGCGCTGGCGAGCCGCGATTTCTCAGCATTGCCGAGGTTTTGCGCAAACGCACGATCCTGCCCATCGACGGAAATCGCTCCTTGTGCCGACCCGATCGATTCCCGAGCTTGCTGCGGCCACTCCCCGCTTTTCCGTGAACCTGGAGCTGCTCTTTCTCTTGAATCCGCTTTTCCGCCTTTGCGGAAAGGACGCCATGTCGGCCAATCTCGATGGCGCGGCATTGCCGGAGTGACGACGGTCGCCCGGGAGATGCTGATCCCGACTAGATATGAGGCTTGTGGGGTAGAGGCGCTCTTTTCCTTTGGAGGCGTTGATCGTCTTGCCCAAACGAGCGCTCATCCACGCGAGCGATCGGGCGATCCGCGTGTGCATCTCCCGGCAAGCCTCCTGAACTCGCCCTGGCGCTAGACGTCCAAGAGCTGCAGGTTCCGGCTTCGTGGAGCGGATGAAAATGGAAGCCAAGCCTGCGAGCGATCCCAACGAAGGGCAATTCCCAGTCGCCTAGGGGGATCCGGCCTGCGCGGGAAGTGCGCGCTCCACGCGATCCGAGGCTCCGTTTCCGGCAGTGCCATTCGAGTTGGACTGCGGCGGGGCGGCGCGAGACCACTGGATCGCCGCGTAGTAGCCGCTGACGCTATAGTGTACCTGGGAAGATGCAGTCCCTCCAAAGGTGCCGTAGCTACTGTTGCCCAAGGTTTGCTGCTGCTGGGTTCCGGACCAGTTGCCGGTTGTCCCCGTCACGAACCGATCCGAGCCCAGCAAGATCAAGGCATCCGCTCCAACCTTCTTGGCCATGGCTACCGCTCGCGTTCTTGGGGAACCGAAAAGTCCGTTCCTGGCGCCAATCAACCCGATGATCACATAGGGCCTGGCGGGAGGGGTCGTATAAATGGACATCCCGTTGACCTCGCCATGGGCACCTGAGCCCTGCTTGCCGATCTCAGGGCGTTCGAATGGTTGCCAATCCGCTCGTATTGCTAAGGCTTCGGGCGTCCCGAAAGCGAGCAGGCCACACGCGAGCGATAGGACAGAAATGGCTCGCTTTGCAGGTTGCATTCTTCGACCGGACTGACCCTTGGCGACACGGAGAACTGCACCCCTTATGCGGTTTGCTGGGCAGCGGCGGTAAATGGGCTGGGGTGCGGGTGCGGCAGCCCAGCGCGTCGTTTCGCCTTGAGTCGATCGAGGATCGCGGTGGCCGCAAGAGCATCGCCGAAAACCGCGCCCCATTCGCTCACGTTTTAATGGCTGGTGATCCGGAGGTGCCTCGTTCGGAGCGGCACAAGATCAACGGGAAGGAGAGATGGGCCACGTTGGGCCCAAAGCTTTCGAACCTGGCGTTCGTCTCGCGAAGGCTCCGCCGCCTGGTCAATGAGCGGAGTGAGCCGATCCCGGACCGGCTGATCGACGAGCCTCCAGGGCGAGGCTAGGAGTTGGTGTCGACCTCAACCCAGGGCTCGCTGCTGAGCATCCAGATTTGCTCTTCTACAGCCATATAGGAAGGAGGCCGCTCGCCAAGGCGCTCCTGCTCACGCGGCCAACTCGTCTATCGTCCTTCCCCTTGGTCCGAGCCCGATAGGAAGCACGGCTCTGCGGCCGAAAACCTCGGTAGCCAGCAAAAAAGAGGGAACGTTCGTCGATAAACACCAGTCAGCTCCAGGGTCTTGTGAAGTCACCGGGGCTTGGGGTTGTCGACGCCTCTTCGCTGTTTCCAGTGGGTAGAGCCGGAAGATCGAGCCGCAACGTTCCGGCTTTGAGGAAGGCGGCAATTCTCAGGGAACGGAAGCTCCGAAAGCCTCTGGTCGTCCTTTTGGCTCCTTTTCCGGTCCAACTCGGTACATCGGGCCTGGGGAAGATGCGTCATGGCGCACGACAGCGCGCACAAAATGCTCACTTACCCGAAGCGGGTGGAGGAGGTGCCGATGGCGGATGGAAGAGGCTATTGGTGGGGCTATTGGTGGTCCAGGCGGGCCTTTCCCCTATGGCAGCAGCCGCGTGGCCTTTCGCTGCTTGGAGAGCAGCGTGACCGCCTTCTTGTCGAAGGAGGCAAAGGTTTCGCCGCCCAGCCACTTGCCTTCATGCGCGATGATGCCGTCGGCGAAGTCTCCCCCAGCTTCCAGCAGCGCAAGCCCCGCCTCTGCGGCGGGCCGGTTGACGACGACATTGCCCGTATCCAGTAGCGCCCGGATGGCGTTCGAAACCTCTTCCTTCGGCAGCCTGGCGCCCTGCCGCAAGATCCAGACCAGCTCACACAGCGAAGGCAGCGTTACCGCGATCCGCGTCGCACTCTTGAGCAGGTCGCGTGCCGTCCGGCACTGCGCGGCATCGTCCTGCAAGATCGCACGCGCCAACACGTTCGTGTCGGCGATGATCTTCATTTGTCGGGCAATCGGCCTGCCCAGCCCGCTGCCGCGATGTCGTTCATCTCCTCGATGGTCAGCGGCTTTTTGAGCCTCACCTTGCCGTCCAGGGAATGAAAAAAGCCGTCAATGGTTCCCCTCGGCCGCGCTGCCCGGATCCGCAGCTCGCCACCCGGCAGCTTTTCCACCTCGAGCCGCTCCCCCGGCTCGATACCGAGGTGCTGGAGCAAGTCCCGCTTGAGCGTAACCTGCCCCTTCACTGTGACCGTAAGCGCCGCCACTACGTCCTCCCTGGTTCCATTGCCAAAAGTAAGGTAAATATTAATTACGGTCAAGACGGGAAGCACTTTTCCGGGTCGTGTCGATCCGAAGTCCCCAAGGCGTCTTGCACATCCTTGCCCGCTTCGGCTCCGGGCCGTATGGGATCTTGCGCCGAGGAGTCATCGAAAAACGCCTGGGAAAACTCCCGACCGCCGCGTCGAACCTCCCCTCCTCTCCCCCCAAAAAGCCGTCGAAGACAAATGGCAAGAACCCTGCTTCCCGCCATCCATTCACCCAAATCCGCTGTCCATACCCACTCCGTTCAGCGGAGAGCCGTTGGCGATGATCCCTCCCTTCCGCGAAATCTCGCGTTGGTGAGGAATGGCGACTAGCCAGCCTTGGCTGAGCTTCCTCGGGCTCGAAGCCGCCTGGGGGAGAAGGTCACCTCGCTAACGCCCTGGGCCGCGATGTGGGGGGGGAACGGGGCGGCGGTCAGGAGGGCTGCGGCGATCTCCCCGAGGGCCGGAGAGGTCTCGATCCCAAAGCCGCCCAGGGCCGCAACCCAGAACAAGCCGGGAAGGTCGGGGTCCCATCCCAAGACCGGGCACTCGTCGGAGACGAAGGAGCGGAGGCCGGCCCAGCGGCGGAGGAAGGAGGTGGGCCCGAGGGGAAGGGTCGTCGCCTCGGCCAGCCGTTCGAGAAGGATCTGGCAGTCGCGCTCCTCGGGCTGGGCATCGCAGGGGGGGAGGGGAGTCTGGTCGGCGGGGGAGGCGAGGAGCTCTTCCCCCCAAGGCCGGAAATAGAATCGCTCGTGGACCTCGAGCACCATCGGCCACCGCTCGATCCCGGCTTGGGGATCGGGCCGGAAGGTCATCACGGTTCTCCGCTTCGGGACGATGCCGAGGGGAGCCGCCCCGGCCATGCGGGCGACCTGGTCGCACCAGGCTCCCGCGGCGTTGACGAGGAGCGGAGCCGTGAAGGCCCCGGCAGGAGTCTGCACCCGCCAGAGCTCGCCCTTCCTTTCGATCGCCTGAGCTTCCGCGCGGAGCAAGATGCGCCCTCCACGTCGGAGAAGCCCTTCCTGCAGGGCCTGGAGGAGTGCGGGAAGGTGGATATCCATGCCCCCGGCTTCGAGCACGGCTCCGCCGACGAAGGAGGGCCGCAGGACGGGCACTTGGGCGCAGGCCTCCGCGGGAAGAAGGCGCTCGATCGAGGTTCCTTCGGCGGCCATCCTTTCGGCGAAGGAGTCCAGGGCGGGGAGATCGGCCGGGGAGGCGACGAAGAGAGCATCCCGGGGTGAGGCGAGATTGCGTGCGGGAGGGGCTTCTTGCGGATGCGTAAAGAAGGGCCGGCTGGCGCGGCAGAGGGCACGCACGGGAGCGGTCCCATGGCTTCCCCGAAAGAAGACGGCGGAGCGGCCGGTCGAATGGTATGCGGCTCTCTCCTCCCGTTCGAGGAGGAGGACCGAGCGGCCTTTTTGGGCAAGGTGGAATGCGGTGGTGAAGCCGGCGATGCCACCGCCGATCACCAGAGCATCCATGGGGCCGCTCGTCATCTACTTCTCCTCGGAGCCCTTCTGGAGGCCATTGACGAAGGCATCGACCTTCGCCTTGGCGAAGTCGAGGTTGAGCTGGGCGCGCTTGAGCTCAAGCTTGGCGAGCGAGGCGGTTTCCTTGGGCGTCTGGTTGCCCTTCATCGTCTCCTGCTCGCGTTCCTGGATGGCCGCGCTGAGGGAGGCCAAGGCCTCTGCCGCGGCGCGCTTCGTCCTTTCCGAAGGATGGCGCCGGAACTCGGCGATCCGCTCCTCGGCGGTGGTCGCCTTCTGCTCGGCGCTGCAGCCGAAGAAGAAGAGCAGGGGAGCGGCCAGGACGAGGAAGCGGGCGATCCGTCGCCAACGAGAGCGCTTGGGAGCGAGCGAGGGCGTGGACGAGGCACGTCGTCGGAATCCATGGCCGGCCATGCCAGCGATCGAAAGCGAAAATCGGTCGGGAGGCGAGCCGGAAATGACCCAAGAGGTCGTCTTCCGGTGGGATCAGACCAGGATCCGGGGATAGAGCTTGGCCGCGAGGATGGTCAGGGCCGTGAGGGTGATGGCCAGGACCGAGAGGTCGGTGCCCAGGCCGACGGTGCTCGAAGAATGGACGAGCATGAGGGTGCGCAGGGCATCGACCAGGTAGGTGAGGGGGTTGATGCGCGAGACGAGGCGGAGCCAGCCCGGCATGAGGTGGATCGGATAGATCGCGTTGCTGGCGAAGAAGAGCGGCATGGTGAGCAGCTGGCCGATCCCGATGAGGCGTTCGCGCGTCTTGACGAGGCAGGCGACGATCAGGGAGAGGGTAGAAAAGAGAGCCGAGCCGAGGAGGGTGAAGGCGAGGAGGGCGAGCATCGCTCCCGGCTCCCAGCGGATCTGGACTCCGAGGGCTGCTGACAGGCCGAAGATCACGACCGCCTGCGAAAGGCTGCGGACGCCGCCGCCGAGCGCCTTTCCCAACACAAGGGTCCAGCGGGGTGCGGGGCTCACGAGGTAGCGGGTCAGAACCCCGGAATCCCTCTCCCAGATCGCGGAGATCCCGTAGAAGATCGAGATGAAGAGGGCACTCTGGGCGAGGATGCCCGGTGCGAGGAAATCGAGGTAGGGAAGGCCCCCGGTCGGGATGGCGCGGATCCGGTCCATCACCTTGCCGAAGATCAGGAGCCAGAGCAGCGGTTGGACGACCCGGGTGAAGAGCTCGATCGGATCGTGGCGCAGCTTCCGGAGCTCCGCTTCCGCGATCGCGGCGGTCTGGTCCCAGGTCGCCAGCAGCTCGGGAAGTCCCTTAGCCATGGCGCCGGATCGCCTTGCGGGTGCGGAGCGCCTCCGCATACGAGCTGCCTTCGGAGGGATGAGGCTCGCCCGCGATGTCGAGGAAGACCTCCTCCAAGCTCCGTTGCCCGCTTCCGGAGCGACAGAGCTCCTCGGGAGAGCCGAGGCGGACGAGCCTTCCCGAGCGGAGAAAGCCAACCGTTTCGCAGAGCTCGCTTGCTTCTTCCATGTAATGGGTGGTGAGGAAGATCGTCATCTGCCAACGCTCCCGGAGCTCACGCAGGTGGTGCCAGAGGGCTCGTCGGGCGACGGGGTCGAGCCCGGCCGTCGGCTCGTCGAGGAAGAGGATCCTGGGCTGGCTGACGAGCGCCTGGGCGATCTCGAGCCGGCGGATCATTCCGCCCGAGTAGTGGCGGACGAGCTCCGCGGGCTGCTCGATGCCCATGAACTCGAGGGCTTGCTCGATCCGGTCGCGGCGCTCGGAGCGGGGGATGCGGTAGAGCTTGGCCCCGATCGAGAGGTTCTCGTAGCCGGTCAGATCGGGATCGGCGGAGAGCATCTGCGGGACATAGCCGATGCGGGCGCGGACGGCGATGGGGTCGCGGACCACATCGTGCCCGTCGACGCGGGCGCTCCCCGAAGAGGGGGGGAGCAGGGTGGTGAGCATGCGGATCGTGGTCGTCTTGCCCGAGCCGTTGGGTCCGAGAAGTGCGAAGATGGCGCCGGCACGGACCTGAAGCGTCAGCCGGTCGACGGCGCGGAAGGAGCCGAAGCAGCGGCTGAGCTCCTGCGTTTCGATGGCGAAGGGAGTGGGGGCTTCGGGTACCATCGGGGAGAACCCAGACATGAGGTGATCCCCACGCGGGACCATCCTCTTTTTGTCGGGGGCGGCAGAGAATTGCAACCCTTGGAAGCGCAACCCCAAAAGGGAACCGCTTGCTGGACGGTTCCGCTTGAGGCAGTCTGGCAGGCGGAATGGCCCGGGTCGCATCTCTGGCGTTTGCGCTCTTGCTCCCCTCGTTGTGCCTGCCGGTCCGTGCGGCCAAGATTTTCTGGGTCTCGGAGCCGATTGCACCCGGGGAGATGGCGCTCCTCTACGGCGGCGACCTGGGAGGGGTGCGGACGATCACCAGCTGGCCCTTGGAAGACGGAGAGCCCAAGCTCCCGCGGAGCGGCTTCCCCTCGCCGCCTTTGACGGTGGTCCCGGTCCCGGTGTCGCAATCCTCCTCTTCCTCCCTCAAGGTCCCCATTCCCGGAGCCTTTGAAGCGGGCATCTTCGCCCTGGACGCCGATGGGGAAAAGCTCCTCGTCAACCGTCCGAAGCCCGAATGGAGCCAGCCGGAGCGCCTGCTGCCGGGCCTGGGCGAAAACGAGGCGGTGGCGGGGAGTCGGATCGAGGTCTTCGGACGCAACTTCCTCCTCGACCTGGAAGGGCCGAAGCACGTGCTCCTCCTGCTCCGGGAGAGCGGGACGGGCAAGACGGTCGTGGTTGCCCCCGATCGCGCGGAGCGGTATCGCCTTTCGGTCCGCCTGCCCGAAAGCCTCGCCCCGGGAAGCTATGAGATCTGGGTCCACAATGGGCACGGAGGCGAATGGGGGTGGGGAGGGGGAGCGACGCTCGTCGTCAAGAGCGCCGAGGCCTGGCCCTCGACCCTCTTCGACGTGCGGGAGTTTGGGGCGAAGGGGGATGGTGTCTCCGACGATTCGGAAGCGGTGCGGAAGGCGCTGGCCGCCGCGGAAAAGGCGGGAGGAGGCATCGTCTACCTGCCCGCGGGCACCTACGCGGTCCGGGAGGCGTTTTTTC from Methylacidimicrobium sp. B4 includes these protein-coding regions:
- a CDS encoding ABC transporter ATP-binding protein, producing MSGFSPMVPEAPTPFAIETQELSRCFGSFRAVDRLTLQVRAGAIFALLGPNGSGKTTTIRMLTTLLPPSSGSARVDGHDVVRDPIAVRARIGYVPQMLSADPDLTGYENLSIGAKLYRIPRSERRDRIEQALEFMGIEQPAELVRHYSGGMIRRLEIAQALVSQPRILFLDEPTAGLDPVARRALWHHLRELRERWQMTIFLTTHYMEEASELCETVGFLRSGRLVRLGSPEELCRSGSGQRSLEEVFLDIAGEPHPSEGSSYAEALRTRKAIRRHG
- a CDS encoding AbrB/MazE/SpoVT family DNA-binding domain-containing protein, whose translation is MAALTVTVKGQVTLKRDLLQHLGIEPGERLEVEKLPGGELRIRAARPRGTIDGFFHSLDGKVRLKKPLTIEEMNDIAAAGWAGRLPDK
- a CDS encoding ABC transporter permease codes for the protein MAKGLPELLATWDQTAAIAEAELRKLRHDPIELFTRVVQPLLWLLIFGKVMDRIRAIPTGGLPYLDFLAPGILAQSALFISIFYGISAIWERDSGVLTRYLVSPAPRWTLVLGKALGGGVRSLSQAVVIFGLSAALGVQIRWEPGAMLALLAFTLLGSALFSTLSLIVACLVKTRERLIGIGQLLTMPLFFASNAIYPIHLMPGWLRLVSRINPLTYLVDALRTLMLVHSSSTVGLGTDLSVLAITLTALTILAAKLYPRILV
- a CDS encoding FAD-binding oxidoreductase; translated protein: MTSGPMDALVIGGGIAGFTTAFHLAQKGRSVLLLEREERAAYHSTGRSAVFFRGSHGTAPVRALCRASRPFFTHPQEAPPARNLASPRDALFVASPADLPALDSFAERMAAEGTSIERLLPAEACAQVPVLRPSFVGGAVLEAGGMDIHLPALLQALQEGLLRRGGRILLRAEAQAIERKGELWRVQTPAGAFTAPLLVNAAGAWCDQVARMAGAAPLGIVPKRRTVMTFRPDPQAGIERWPMVLEVHERFYFRPWGEELLASPADQTPLPPCDAQPEERDCQILLERLAEATTLPLGPTSFLRRWAGLRSFVSDECPVLGWDPDLPGLFWVAALGGFGIETSPALGEIAAALLTAAPFPPHIAAQGVSEVTFSPRRLRARGSSAKAG
- a CDS encoding type II toxin-antitoxin system VapC family toxin — translated: MKIIADTNVLARAILQDDAAQCRTARDLLKSATRIAVTLPSLCELVWILRQGARLPKEEVSNAIRALLDTGNVVVNRPAAEAGLALLEAGGDFADGIIAHEGKWLGGETFASFDKKAVTLLSKQRKATRLLP
- a CDS encoding phage holin family protein yields the protein MGTILIRWLILAIALFVTAHIKFIGIRYESLSSLLVAALVLGIINALLKPIFVTLSFPLILLTFGLFLVLINALLLYWTGKLVSGFIVPSFGSAVGGAVVISLVRLALEGWL